Proteins from one Triplophysa dalaica isolate WHDGS20190420 chromosome 6, ASM1584641v1, whole genome shotgun sequence genomic window:
- the pkp1b gene encoding plakophilin-1, with amino-acid sequence MMPEPFKSALSLGMLEDTSLALPSDHHMRSAQQRVRDQVGTIKRTKSKYSSKSVSGLPSPTSPESDSVFYDFKPSPTSPLSGSSISRGNTMTNGDKHRQNFIHKSTNSHNSSSTQRNSSTTHMSLRNEGLLYAPVKPIPTRARPSSMFVSKATHSAPELEYYSTTSGSAQRGRYSSEWAEKMMTHPSFNHTQQIHSKDRYGRSVSMNKVSTNQSVKRQPSSLQSYNASKKSLTKTRQSGGFTMNTEQLMSDLTMKEAVNYLSRRDENYQLCGAAYIQHSTFTDEKAKQEVLTLKGIPPLLELLNSPSPQIQETAAAALRNAVFKNQPNKDEVHRAGGIPKVAQLLGESSDETKKHLTGLLWNLSSADQIKPDLLRTTLPVLTEKVLEPYSSSTDTTTVSPEVLLNTTACLRNLSSSKLANRQAMRNSKGLIDSLMRYIETCIINDNPDNQALENCVCILHNLTYQLETEMPSAFSKMNALASHTRNRSSSSDAGPIGCFSSQSQKVQQESVFDYPVMEDNNPKGVSWLFHSKALQMYLDLMRTSERDATLEASCGALQNLTAPDGIVSNVLSHTVVHKLNGLNHISPLVQSSNPALQNSAVALLGNLSRSTRTGNRNMARQSLPQLVGFVNSGLTKNDSSPQFDGTMATALLSAHSMLKADPELGKSLINPGLISGLSGMSRNMISLPKSSTAAGVLLHSLWSDKSFQSFLKMQGMDKKTFVNDATSAAFRSLQVVD; translated from the exons ATGATGCCAGAACCTTTTAAATCAGCGCTGTCTCTGGGAATGCTAGAGGACACGTCGCTGGCGCTGCCGTCGGATCATCACATGAGATCCGCGCAACAGAGAGTCCGGGATCAGGTCGGCACCATCAAGAGAACCAAGTCGAAATACAGCAGTAAAAGTGTTTCTGGACTGCCTTCACCCACCA GCCCTGAAAGTGACAGTGTGTTTTATGACTTCAAGCCGTCGCCTACTTCACCTCTCAGCGGATCCTCCATCAGCAGAGGAAACACTATGACCAATGGG gATAAGCACAGACAAAACTTCATACACAAGTCCACCAACTCCCATAACTCCAGCAGCACTCAACGTAACTCCAGCACTACTCATATGAGCCTGAGGAACGAAGGACTTCTGTACGCTCCTGTAAAACCCATCCCTACCAGAGCCAGACCCAGCAGTATGTTCGTCTCTAAAGCCACCCACAGCGCTCCGGAACTGGAATATTACTCCACCACTAGCGGCTCTGCCCAACGAGGGAGATACTCCTCAGAATGGGCTGAGAAGATGATGACTCATCCTTCATTCAATCATACTCAACAGATTCACAGTAAAGACAGGTACGGAAGAAGTGTCAGCATGAATAAGGTCAGCACCAATCAGTCCGTCAAGAGACAACCTTCTTCACTTCAATCCTATAACGCTTCCAAAAAGTCATTAACCAAGACTCGACAATCTGGCGGCTTCAC tATGAACACAGAACAACTGATGTCTGATTTAACGATGAAGGAGGCGGTGAATTATTTGTCCAGGCGAGATGAGAATTATCAGTTGTGTGGAGCCGCGTACATTCAGCACAGCACCTTCACTGATGAGAAAGCCAAacaagag gtTTTGACACTGAAGGGAATTCCTCCTCTGTTAGAGCTGTTAAACAGCCCCAGTCCTCAGATTCAGGAGACCGCTGCCGCTGCGCTGCGTAACGCCGTCTTTAAaaaccaaccaaacaaagatgaagttcaTCGTGCCGGAGGAATTCCTAAAGTAGCCCAGCTGCTGGGAGAGAGCAGTGAtgagacaaaaaaacatctgaCAG gtcTCCTGTGGAATCTGTCTTCAGCAGATCAAATCAAACCTGATCTTCTCCGTACGACTCTGCCAGTGCTCACAGAGAAAGTTCTTGAGCCATACTCATCCAGCACAGACACCACAACCGTCTCTCCAGAGGTCCTCCTGAACACCACGGCCTGTCTGAG AAACTTGAGTTCCTCTAAACTGGCCAATCGTCAGGCCATGCGCAACTCTAAAGGACTGATCGATTCTCTCATGCGATACATAGAGACCTGCATTATTAATGACAATCCAGACAaccag GCTTTGGAGAATTGTGTTTGTATTCTTCATAACCTCACATATCAGCTGGAAACAGAGATGCCCTCAGCCTTTTCAAAGATGAACGCTCTGGCCAGTCACACCCGCAATCGCAGCAGCTCTTCAGACGCCGGCCCCATCGGCTGCTTCAGCTCACAGAGTCAAAAAGTCCAGCAGGAG AGCGTCTTTGACTATCCAGTGATGGAGGATAATAATCCTAAAGGAGTCAGCTGGCTGTTTCATTCTAAAGCCCTGCAGATGTATCTGGATCTGATGCGCACCAGCGAGAGAGACGCCACACTTGAGGCCAGCTGTGGAGCGCTGCAGAACCTCACAGCTCCTGACGGCATC gTATCAAATGTGTTAAGTCATACAGTTGTACACAAGTTAAACGGTCTGAACCACATCAGTCCATTGGTGCAGTCATCCAATCCTGCGCTTCAGAACAGCGCCGTCGCTCTGCTGGGGAATCTGTCCAGATCGACACGTACAGGAAACAGAAACATGG CCCGTCAGAGTTTACCTCAGCTGGTGGGCTTCGTGAATTCAGGCCTGACCAAGAACGATTCCTCGCCTCAGTTTGACGGCACCATGGCGACGGCTCTTCTCAGCGCTCACTCCATGTTAAAAGCTGATCCGGAGTTGGGCAAGAGTTTAATAAATCCTGGATTGATCAGCGGTCTCAGCGGCATGAGTAGAAACATGAT ATCTCTGCCAAAGTCCAGCACAGCCGCAGGAGTTCTGCTGCACAGTCTGTGGTCAGATAAGAGCTTTCAGAGCTTTCTTAAAATG CAAGGGATGGATAAGAAGACTTTTGTGAACGATGCCACATCAGCAGCTTTCAGGTCTCTTCAGGTGGTCGACTGA
- the tnni1b gene encoding troponin I type 1b (skeletal, slow), with amino-acid sequence MLKSLMVARAKEELEEELAEKEAEKEKYLCEKAPPLQTSGMSFAELQELCRELHAKIDVVDEERYDIEAKVLHNTREIKDLNIKVLDLRGKFKRPTLRRVRVSADAILRSLLGSKHKVSMDLRANLKSVKKEDTEKEKTVEVSDWRKNVEAMSGMEGRKKMFDAAQ; translated from the exons ATGCTAAAG agtcTTATGGTGGCTCGAGCAAAGGAGGAGTTGGAGGAGGAACTGGCAGAGAAAGaagcagagaaagagaaatatttATGTGAGAAAGCTCCTCCGCTTCAGACCAGTGGAATGTCTTTTGCTGAACTACAG GAGCTGTGTCGAGAACTTCACGCCAAAATTGACGTGGTGGATGAAGAACGCTACGACATTGAGGCCAAAGTGCTTCACAACACAAGAGAA ATCAAAGATTTGAACATCAAAGTCCTGGACCTGAGGGGTAAATTTAAGCGACCTACCCTGAGAAGGGTGAGAGTTTCAGCAGACGCCATCCTGAGATCTCTTCTGGGCTCTAAACACAAGGTGTCAATGGATCTGAGGGCCAACCTCAAGTCTGTGAAGAAGGAAGACACCGAGAAG GAAAAGACGGTAGAGGTCAGCGATTGGAGGAAAAATGTGGAGGCCATGTCTGGAATGGAGGGAAGGAAGAAAATGTTTGATGCAGCTCAGTAA
- the tnnt2b gene encoding troponin T, cardiac muscle isoforms: MSEKEDTEYEEQGGLVKDQTSVPQQADAAEEPGEEEGAKPKQKPFVPALVPPKIPDGEIVDFDDIHRKRMEKDLTELQTLIEAHFEKRKKDEEELINLTQRIENRRSERSEQHRIHTEREKERQIKLAEEKARKEEEEAKRKADDDAKKKKVLSGFQYTGYMQKTDKRGGPKKQTEREKKRTILSERRKELNMQNLSEDKLRETADGLGKRLRELEGENFDLQFKHTHQKYEITVLRNRVSDHQKTFGKHGEQGLLRKDLTSR; encoded by the exons ATGTCAGAGAAAGAGGACACTGAGTATga GGAGCAGGGTG GGCTCGTGAAGGATCAAACGTCTGTTCCACAGCAAGCAG ATGCTGCTGAAGAACCCGGAGAGGAAG AAGGAGCGAAACCAAAGCAAAA ACCCTTTGTACCAGCTTTGGTTCCTCCAAAAATTCCTGATGGAGAGATAGTTGATTTTGAC GATATTCATCGCAAACGTATGGAGAAAGATCTGACGGAGCTGCAGACGCTCATCGAGGCTCACTTTGAGAAAAGAAAGAAGGATGAAGAAGAGCTCATCAATCTCACACAGCGAATC GAGAACCGCAGGTCGGAGCGCTCCGAACAGCACAGGATACACACCGAGCGAGAGAAAGAACGTCAGATCAAACTGGCC GAGGAAAAGGCACGAAAAGAGGAAGAAGAAGCGAAGAGGAAGGCCGATGACGATGCCAAGAAGAAGAAAGTTCTCTCAGGCTTTCAGTACACTGGATACATGCAGAAG ACAGACAAAAGAGGCGGACCAAAGAAACAGACCGAGAGAGAGAAGAAACGAACCATCCTCAGTGAGCGACGTAAAGAACTGAACATGCAAAACCTTAGCGAGGACAAGCTCAG AGAGACGGCCGATGGACTGGGCAAAAGGCTGCGAGAGCTGGAAGGAGAGAACTTTGACCTGcagttcaaacacacacaccagaagTATGAG ATTACTGTACTCAGGAATCGAGTCAGTGACCATCAGAAAAC GTTTGGAAAACACGGCGAGCAGGGCTTACTAAGAAAGGATTTGACCTCCCGGTAG
- the smpd2b gene encoding sphingomyelin phosphodiesterase 2, giving the protein MATCAPIRMRVFSLNCWGIRFLTKQRKERFLMIRDLLFHQQFDVALLQEVWCEADFLFLKEKLANVYPHSHYFKSGFIGSGLAVFSRHRIHDAFLYRYSLNGYPYMVQHGDWFGGKAVGKIVLGISGLTVHVFVTHLHAEYSRERDSYLPHRVVQAWELLQFIRHTIAGADVVIMGGDLNMHPDDLGTRLLRSYTGLKDCFSETDSFDGCEGGNTHISENPFTNSDELVPFGGGVRIDYILFKRSEQVDVSCESLSTTKGPVPGHPFSYSDHEALTAEFLFTPNKKKHERSEREVDSFPDNLPDLVNTVNEARTEVKVGLHCAEHMRHTAARTGIMGLVLLVLELAIAAIPIFALGDDQPFPKASFYLLGALCFAILLFTSLLYIFYSMELKSLQGAEDQMRLALGSLQERLKESPKGLSSVRSETVQLKS; this is encoded by the exons GGGCATCAGATTCCTCACCAAACAACGCAAAGAGAGATTTCTCATGATCAGAGATCTGCTCTTTCATCAACAGTTTGATGTGGCTTTACTGCAGGAg GTCTGGTGTGAGGCGGATTTTCTCTTCTTAAAGGAGAAGCTTGCCAATGTTTATCCTCattcacattattttaagaG CGGGTTTATCGGGAGTGGACTGGCCGTCTTCTCCAGACACAGAATTCATGATGCTTTTCTCTACAGATACTCATTAAATGGTTATCCTTACATG GTTCAGCATGGTGACTGGTTTGGTGGTAAAGCTGTCGGGAAGATCGTGCTCGGAATATCTGGACTGACAGTTCATGTGTTTGTCACTCAT CTTCATGCAGAATACAGCCGAGAGAGAGACTCGTATCTCCCACACAGAGTCGTGCAGGCCTGGGAGCTCCTGCAGTTTATAAG GCACACTATTGCCGGAGCTGATGTGGTGATCATGGGTGGAGATTTGAACATGCATCCGGATGATCTTGGTACCAGACTGTTGAGGAGCTACACGGGACTGAAGGACTGCTTCTCAGAGACCGACAGCTTTGAT GGATGTGAGGGAGGCAACACACATATAAGCGAAAACCCCTTCACAAACTCAGATGAACTCGTTCCATTTGGTGGAGGAGTCCGGATAGATTACATTCTGTTTAAG agatCTGAACAAGTAGATGTGAGCTGTGAGTCTTTGAGCACTACTAAGGGTCCTGTCCCCGGACACCCCTTCTCTTATTCTGACCACGAGGCTCTCACGGCTGAATTCCTGTTTACTCCAAACAAAAAGAAGCATGAACGCTCCGAGAGAGAGGTTGACAGTTTTCCAG aTAATCTTCCTGATCTGGTAAACACGGTAAATGAAGCTCGCACTGAAGTAAAGGTGGGTCTTCACTGTGCCGAGCACATGCGGCACACGGCGGCCCGTACAGGCATCATGGGTCTCGTTCTGTTAGTTCTCGAGCTAGCCATCGCTGCCATTCCCATATTTGCTCTGGGAGATGACCAGCCCTTTCCTAAAGCCTCCTTCTACCTGCTGGGGGCGCTGTGTTTTGCCATCCTGCTCTTCACATCGCTGCTGTACATCTTCTACAGTATGGAGCTTAAATCACTGCAAGGTGCTGAAGATCAGATGAGACTGGCTTTGGGAAGCTTACAGGAAAGATTAAAGGAGTCCCCCAAGGGTCTGTCTTCGGTCCGTTCAGAAACTGTTCAATTGAAATCTTAG